In one window of Paenarthrobacter nicotinovorans DNA:
- a CDS encoding response regulator transcription factor yields the protein MASSHSMTNNLPQLTHPDGSPIRALVVDDEPSLAELMSMGLRMAGWSVAVAADGPVAVKLAKEFRPDVLVLDVMLPGFDGVEALNRIRAFAPEVPALFLTAKDAVQDRIVGLAAGGDDYVTKPFSMEEVLLRLHRLVQRSGVAAMDTAELVVGDLTLNVDTREVTRAGEDITLTATQFELLRYLMENPKRVVSKAQILDRVWDYDFGGQANIVELYISYLRKKIEANHPPMIHTIRGAGYVIKPAD from the coding sequence ATGGCCTCCTCGCACTCCATGACCAACAACCTTCCCCAGCTCACCCATCCTGACGGGTCCCCCATCCGTGCACTGGTGGTCGACGACGAACCCAGCCTTGCCGAACTCATGAGCATGGGCCTCCGCATGGCCGGCTGGTCCGTAGCTGTGGCCGCAGACGGTCCCGTGGCGGTGAAGCTTGCCAAAGAATTCCGGCCCGACGTGCTGGTGCTCGATGTCATGCTGCCCGGATTCGACGGCGTCGAGGCCCTCAACCGCATCCGTGCTTTCGCCCCGGAAGTTCCCGCCCTGTTCCTCACCGCAAAAGACGCCGTCCAGGACCGCATTGTGGGCCTGGCAGCCGGGGGCGACGACTACGTCACCAAGCCCTTCAGCATGGAGGAAGTACTGCTCCGCCTCCACCGGCTGGTCCAGCGTTCCGGCGTCGCTGCCATGGACACCGCCGAACTGGTGGTGGGAGACCTGACCTTGAACGTGGATACCCGCGAGGTGACCAGGGCCGGTGAAGACATCACCCTCACCGCCACGCAGTTCGAACTACTGCGTTACCTCATGGAAAATCCCAAGCGCGTCGTCAGCAAGGCCCAGATCCTGGACCGCGTCTGGGACTACGACTTCGGCGGCCAGGCCAACATCGTGGAGCTCTACATTTCGTATCTCCGCAAGAAGATCGAGGCGAACCACCCACCCATGATCCACACCATCCGTGGTGCCGGCTACGTCATCAAACCCGCGGACTAG
- a CDS encoding winged helix-turn-helix domain-containing protein, producing MSVASGYVHISVRNANKAASNAGLRPGFGNRPGYAPAQQGAGQQAPGYVPQGYNPNSYGQLRAVPAAEPAPMTAPTPVIAQSDRLRPVANDNVARGFVLYMGIDEETAAAAGTSIAKLAQEIRAYAQSLVTGAESYAAVAVAPAGAPGSALDVVRSTFGDPTVASRQRAEAARPAPQQEARPSGVLIDLARREVHLDGESLNLTFKEFELLNYLVENGTRTVGRDELLEGLWRNAEEVPNERTIDVHIRRLRSKLGRLANTVRTVRGQGYRFYEHPEVIVWAAPEYSI from the coding sequence ATGTCAGTTGCATCTGGATACGTCCACATCTCCGTCCGTAACGCCAACAAGGCCGCGTCGAACGCAGGGCTCCGCCCCGGTTTCGGCAACCGCCCCGGCTACGCCCCCGCCCAGCAAGGCGCCGGCCAGCAGGCTCCCGGGTACGTGCCGCAGGGCTACAACCCCAACTCCTACGGCCAGTTGCGTGCAGTACCTGCCGCCGAGCCGGCACCCATGACTGCGCCCACGCCGGTGATCGCCCAGTCGGACAGGCTGCGCCCCGTCGCCAACGACAACGTGGCCCGCGGTTTCGTGCTCTACATGGGTATTGACGAAGAGACCGCAGCTGCGGCTGGAACCTCCATTGCCAAGTTGGCCCAGGAAATCCGTGCCTACGCGCAGTCCTTGGTGACCGGTGCCGAGAGCTACGCGGCAGTGGCCGTCGCTCCCGCCGGGGCACCCGGGTCCGCGCTCGACGTCGTGCGTTCCACCTTCGGTGACCCCACCGTAGCCTCCCGCCAGCGTGCGGAAGCGGCACGTCCGGCTCCGCAGCAGGAAGCCCGCCCCTCAGGCGTGCTGATCGATCTTGCCCGTCGCGAAGTGCACCTGGATGGCGAGTCGTTGAACCTGACGTTCAAGGAGTTCGAGCTTCTCAACTACCTCGTCGAAAACGGCACCCGCACCGTGGGCCGCGACGAGCTGCTGGAAGGCCTGTGGCGCAACGCCGAAGAGGTGCCGAACGAGCGCACCATCGACGTCCACATCCGCCGCCTCCGCTCCAAGCTGGGCCGCCTGGCGAACACCGTGCGTACCGTCCGTGGACAGGGTTACCGCTTCTACGAGCACCCCGAGGTCATCGTCTGGGCCGCTCCGGAATACTCGATCTAA
- a CDS encoding SixA phosphatase family protein, with product MSDHHIKRLVIMRHAKADWPTGVPDHERPLEERGHREAPLAGKWLLENGVVPDFILCSSALRTRQTCTWVCDELGEKAPTPKLEDGLYSASANRMLTVINHVPDTVTTLMVISHMPGVQDLAMHLASRDSDHDAYMEAATRYPTSALTVMETEKSWAELDGQDARLTHFTVPRH from the coding sequence ATGAGTGACCATCACATCAAGCGGCTTGTGATCATGCGCCATGCCAAGGCCGACTGGCCCACGGGTGTGCCGGATCATGAGCGTCCACTGGAGGAACGCGGACACCGCGAGGCGCCGCTGGCCGGCAAGTGGTTGCTCGAAAACGGTGTTGTTCCGGACTTCATCCTCTGTTCCTCGGCCCTGAGGACGCGCCAGACCTGTACCTGGGTGTGCGACGAGCTCGGGGAGAAGGCGCCCACGCCCAAACTTGAGGACGGCCTGTATTCCGCCTCGGCCAACCGCATGCTGACGGTCATCAACCACGTGCCGGACACGGTGACAACGCTCATGGTTATCTCGCACATGCCGGGGGTGCAGGATCTTGCCATGCACCTGGCCTCCCGGGATTCGGATCACGACGCCTACATGGAGGCCGCCACCCGCTACCCAACCAGCGCGTTGACGGTCATGGAAACGGAAAAGTCCTGGGCTGAGCTCGACGGGCAGGATGCGCGGCTGACGCACTTCACGGTGCCCCGCCACTAG
- a CDS encoding LysR family transcriptional regulator yields MIDISALRALVAVEQHGSVVAASDVMGYSPSAVSQQIKKLEKQTGVAVLERNGRGVLLTERGLALAGYGRRIMGELEELQATLLADPAKPSGLLRLVAFSTACRGLVGPVLGRMAAAHSALDITVLAEDPREAVQRVASGEAELAVVHNWNSVPLVIPDNVVHEDLCVDQADVLVNSTHPLAARTAVEREDLLDETWISTPAGAICNEALLQIFAGLGRVPDIRVYDPDFSTHIAMVEQGVAIALVPRLGRPTLPPGVVAIPVVRPAQQRSVGIVYRKTMTASPNIRHVVRLLREVAAEELTA; encoded by the coding sequence ATGATCGATATCTCGGCTTTGCGCGCATTGGTCGCCGTGGAACAGCACGGTTCCGTAGTGGCCGCCTCGGACGTCATGGGCTACAGCCCCTCAGCGGTTTCCCAGCAGATCAAGAAATTGGAGAAGCAGACAGGCGTGGCCGTCCTGGAGCGGAACGGCCGTGGAGTGCTGCTGACTGAGCGGGGGCTGGCGCTGGCAGGGTACGGCCGGCGGATCATGGGCGAACTTGAGGAACTCCAGGCAACCCTCCTGGCCGATCCCGCCAAACCGTCAGGGCTGCTGCGGCTGGTGGCTTTCTCCACAGCCTGCCGGGGCCTGGTGGGACCGGTCCTCGGACGAATGGCAGCCGCACATTCCGCGCTGGACATCACCGTCCTGGCGGAGGATCCGCGTGAAGCTGTGCAGCGCGTGGCGTCAGGCGAAGCCGAACTGGCGGTGGTCCACAACTGGAACTCCGTTCCGCTGGTGATACCGGATAACGTCGTGCACGAGGACCTGTGTGTCGACCAGGCCGATGTCCTGGTCAACAGCACGCACCCGCTTGCGGCGCGTACCGCCGTCGAGCGTGAGGACCTGCTGGACGAGACGTGGATCAGCACCCCGGCAGGAGCCATCTGCAATGAGGCTCTTTTGCAGATCTTCGCCGGACTGGGCCGCGTCCCGGACATTCGCGTTTACGATCCCGATTTCTCTACCCACATCGCCATGGTCGAACAGGGGGTGGCGATTGCGCTGGTCCCCCGCCTGGGCAGGCCTACCCTGCCGCCCGGCGTGGTGGCCATTCCCGTGGTCAGGCCTGCCCAGCAGCGATCCGTGGGAATCGTGTACAGGAAGACCATGACTGCCAGCCCCAACATCCGGCACGTTGTCCGCCTGCTGCGTGAAGTGGCCGCGGAGGAGTTGACCGCATAG
- a CDS encoding EamA family transporter: MNLRHSFLAVLVAVLWGINFVAIDLGLHTNGRDVPPLLFVAMRFLLVVFPFIFFIRKPDVGWKAIIGVGLFMSAGQFGLLYLGMALGMPAGLASLVLQAQVLFTVLLAARFLGEKPSRRQLVGVALGIAGLAVVALGRSAVAPVLPLMIVLAAALSWAVGNVVARHSKAASGLGLVVWSGAVVPLPLAGLSLLVDGPGVVWGTLTDLQPATVLSAVYTAVFASLVGYGIWNRLLSLYPSSDVVPFTLLVPVVGMTAAWLVLNEIPTPAEVMGGLILLLGVATAVLGIPRKRPDVPVVGPALRV, encoded by the coding sequence GTGAACCTTCGCCACTCCTTCCTTGCCGTGCTTGTCGCCGTCCTCTGGGGCATCAACTTCGTCGCAATCGACCTCGGACTCCACACGAACGGCCGGGACGTCCCGCCGCTGCTCTTCGTGGCCATGCGCTTCCTCCTGGTGGTCTTTCCTTTCATCTTCTTCATCCGGAAACCGGACGTCGGCTGGAAGGCGATTATCGGCGTCGGGCTCTTCATGAGTGCCGGGCAGTTCGGTCTGCTGTACCTCGGCATGGCGCTGGGGATGCCTGCAGGTCTGGCGTCCCTGGTACTGCAGGCGCAGGTGCTGTTTACGGTGCTGCTCGCCGCGCGTTTCCTTGGCGAAAAGCCAAGCCGGAGGCAACTGGTCGGCGTGGCGCTCGGTATCGCAGGCTTGGCCGTCGTGGCGCTGGGACGCAGTGCCGTGGCGCCCGTGCTGCCGCTCATGATTGTGCTCGCAGCCGCGTTGTCCTGGGCCGTGGGGAACGTGGTGGCGCGTCATTCCAAAGCTGCATCGGGCCTGGGGCTGGTGGTGTGGTCCGGCGCTGTGGTGCCGCTGCCGTTGGCCGGGTTGTCGCTGCTGGTGGACGGGCCCGGGGTCGTGTGGGGCACGCTCACGGATCTGCAGCCGGCCACCGTCCTGAGCGCGGTCTACACGGCGGTGTTTGCCTCGTTGGTGGGTTACGGCATCTGGAACCGGCTGTTGTCGCTGTACCCGAGCTCCGACGTCGTGCCTTTTACGCTGCTGGTTCCGGTGGTGGGCATGACGGCTGCGTGGCTGGTCCTGAACGAAATTCCCACGCCCGCCGAAGTCATGGGTGGCCTGATCCTGCTACTCGGCGTCGCGACGGCGGTGCTGGGAATCCCAAGGAAGCGCCCGGACGTTCCCGTTGTGGGGCCCGCTCTGCGCGTCTAA
- a CDS encoding TetR/AcrR family transcriptional regulator: MSTTQPSDSGDTGKKLRPGRTNATKQRLFEASMELIGERGAAGVTVDEIAAAAGVSKGTVYYNFGSKSDLIAQLLRHGVDIMLVRLQDVQGQSSDPLESMKNMVAQAMEFMDDYPSFARLWVSENWRTPGEWSAVFTELRAELLAVIGSAVERVAAGYKVDQSIVRGSLEAAIFGAIFVVGLDRQTYNPERTREQSVAAVMTIMHGYVIK; the protein is encoded by the coding sequence ATGAGCACCACCCAGCCATCCGATTCCGGCGATACCGGAAAGAAACTGCGCCCGGGTCGCACCAACGCCACCAAGCAGCGCCTGTTCGAAGCGTCCATGGAGCTGATCGGCGAACGTGGTGCAGCGGGAGTGACGGTTGACGAGATCGCGGCCGCCGCAGGAGTGTCCAAGGGGACTGTGTATTACAACTTCGGCAGCAAGTCGGACCTGATCGCGCAGCTCCTGCGGCACGGCGTGGACATCATGCTGGTCAGGCTCCAGGACGTCCAGGGGCAAAGCAGTGATCCGCTGGAATCCATGAAGAACATGGTGGCACAGGCCATGGAATTCATGGACGACTACCCGTCCTTCGCCCGGCTGTGGGTCAGCGAAAACTGGCGGACACCCGGCGAGTGGAGCGCTGTGTTCACCGAACTCCGCGCAGAGCTGCTGGCCGTGATCGGTTCCGCAGTTGAGCGCGTCGCCGCCGGCTACAAGGTTGACCAGAGCATTGTCCGAGGCAGCCTGGAAGCAGCCATCTTCGGGGCCATCTTCGTGGTGGGCCTGGACCGGCAAACGTACAACCCGGAGCGGACCCGCGAGCAAAGCGTGGCCGCAGTGATGACCATCATGCACGGCTACGTGATCAAGTAG
- a CDS encoding YhgE/Pip domain-containing protein codes for MTVLRLARSELKRMTGGLLPKLTILALTMVPLLYGAVYLYANWDPYGNLNQIDAALVVEDTGATSKDGTELQAGKKVADSLEEGHVFNWKQVSSAEEADAGVRTGEYAFALRIPKDFSANLVSPGSFDAANQAMLHVTTNDANNYLLSTIVDKLTTAVHSTVAKEVGEETANQLLTGFGTIHASIVKAADGASELATGVGKLSDGAATLHTGTGQLVTGADQLVSGQTQLRDGAVQLNTGAGQLSSGLTELKNKTATLPADSQKLADGAAQVAAGNAELNAKVQEVVGQLDAADKGLRNRVVESNARLVTAGVLTQEQADKVLADFDAAAASSPVTDAKAKISGDAAKIQQLSDGSAAVSAGAQKLAGATPTLTDAISQAAAGAGQLNSGAATLAAGQQTALDGAVKLDDGARQLDDGAGQLASGAVTASDGSHTLATELAKGAGEIPNPNDEQKSNVSKVIADPVSVNNVSQAKAGSYGAGLAPFFLTLALWIGVFMLVQAMRPITQRALASNAPAWKIAVGGWLPFFVVSVLQATILTLVVDLGLGLNPAHPIGMWLFMLAAVMAFSAIIQGIVALMGTPGKFVVLILLVLQLVSSGGTFPWQTTPMPLHVVHEVLPMGYVVTGMRHLIYGGELSMIWPTVLGLLGYTLLGAALSTLAVRKHKMWTLKTLKPEIAV; via the coding sequence GTGACTGTTCTGCGGCTTGCCCGCTCCGAACTCAAGCGCATGACCGGCGGGCTCCTGCCCAAGCTGACCATCCTCGCCCTGACCATGGTTCCGTTGCTGTACGGCGCGGTGTACCTGTACGCGAACTGGGATCCGTACGGCAACCTGAACCAGATCGACGCTGCCTTGGTGGTCGAAGATACCGGAGCGACGTCGAAGGACGGCACCGAGCTGCAGGCCGGCAAGAAGGTGGCCGACAGCCTGGAAGAAGGCCATGTCTTCAACTGGAAGCAGGTCTCCAGCGCGGAGGAAGCCGACGCCGGCGTCCGGACGGGCGAATACGCCTTCGCATTGCGTATCCCCAAGGATTTCTCAGCAAACCTGGTCTCGCCCGGCAGCTTCGACGCCGCAAACCAGGCCATGCTGCACGTCACCACCAACGACGCCAACAACTACCTCCTGAGCACCATCGTGGACAAACTCACCACTGCCGTGCACTCGACGGTGGCCAAGGAAGTAGGCGAGGAAACGGCCAACCAGCTCCTCACCGGTTTCGGCACCATTCACGCGTCGATCGTGAAGGCAGCCGACGGCGCGTCCGAGCTGGCCACGGGCGTCGGAAAACTCAGCGACGGCGCCGCGACCCTCCACACGGGCACCGGCCAGCTGGTCACCGGCGCGGATCAGCTCGTGTCCGGTCAAACCCAGCTGCGGGATGGCGCCGTGCAACTGAACACGGGTGCCGGCCAGCTGAGTTCCGGCCTCACGGAATTGAAGAACAAAACCGCCACTTTGCCTGCCGATTCGCAGAAACTCGCGGACGGTGCAGCCCAGGTGGCCGCTGGAAATGCGGAGCTGAACGCCAAGGTCCAGGAGGTCGTCGGACAGTTGGACGCCGCCGACAAGGGCCTGCGCAACCGCGTGGTGGAGTCGAACGCACGGCTCGTCACGGCGGGCGTGCTGACACAGGAGCAGGCCGATAAGGTCCTGGCAGATTTCGATGCCGCCGCAGCATCCAGCCCGGTCACCGATGCCAAGGCGAAGATCTCCGGTGATGCGGCCAAGATCCAGCAGCTCTCGGACGGTTCGGCAGCAGTGAGCGCCGGCGCCCAGAAGCTTGCCGGCGCCACGCCGACGCTGACCGATGCCATCTCGCAGGCTGCGGCTGGTGCCGGGCAGCTGAATTCCGGCGCAGCAACCCTGGCCGCCGGCCAGCAGACCGCTTTGGACGGCGCAGTAAAGCTCGACGACGGCGCCCGCCAACTGGACGACGGCGCGGGACAACTTGCCAGTGGTGCAGTGACCGCTTCCGATGGCTCGCACACGCTGGCCACGGAGCTCGCCAAGGGTGCGGGTGAGATCCCCAACCCGAACGATGAACAAAAGAGCAACGTCTCCAAGGTCATCGCCGACCCCGTTTCGGTGAACAACGTCTCCCAGGCGAAGGCAGGTTCCTACGGCGCTGGATTGGCGCCCTTCTTCCTGACCTTGGCCCTGTGGATCGGTGTCTTCATGCTGGTCCAGGCCATGCGGCCCATCACCCAGCGGGCCCTGGCGTCGAACGCCCCCGCCTGGAAAATCGCCGTCGGAGGCTGGCTGCCGTTCTTCGTGGTCTCGGTGCTGCAGGCCACCATCCTCACCCTGGTGGTGGACCTCGGACTTGGCTTGAATCCGGCCCATCCGATCGGGATGTGGCTGTTCATGCTGGCCGCGGTGATGGCGTTCAGTGCCATCATCCAGGGCATCGTGGCGCTGATGGGTACGCCCGGCAAGTTCGTTGTGCTGATCCTGCTGGTCCTGCAGCTGGTCTCCTCCGGTGGTACCTTCCCCTGGCAGACCACCCCCATGCCGCTTCATGTGGTGCATGAGGTCCTGCCCATGGGTTACGTCGTCACTGGCATGCGGCACCTGATCTATGGCGGTGAACTCAGCATGATCTGGCCGACAGTTCTGGGCCTGCTTGGATACACTTTGCTCGGAGCGGCGCTGTCAACGCTGGCAGTCCGCAAGCACAAGATGTGGACCCTGAAAACCCTGAAGCCGGAGATCGCAGTATGA
- a CDS encoding P-loop NTPase family protein: MLSVQQLQINGRRDDLLPATSLQVHRGELLLVAGEGQDQRTALALALSGRMKPSNGVLSWDNTTKTKKIRLASALVDSPGVNEPEQHLSVRDLVTEDLSLIPRRYRGALLSKPWLKVNSFEDIAGLWIEQLPAGRRLELLTALALADPATDLLVIDSPDRHSADPETWLPRLQALASDAGRPLAVVAVVGALPDNWTGAAAVIGNSVTHPPEPEAEPAPAAAEPAAVVEPAVVEPKAKHAAGATPDVTEEPETENLQRTAK, translated from the coding sequence GTGCTGTCCGTACAGCAACTCCAGATCAACGGCCGCCGGGACGATCTCCTCCCGGCAACCTCGCTCCAGGTGCACCGCGGCGAACTCCTCCTGGTTGCAGGGGAAGGCCAGGACCAGCGGACCGCCCTCGCTTTGGCCCTGAGCGGCCGCATGAAGCCCAGCAACGGCGTCCTCAGCTGGGACAACACCACCAAAACAAAGAAGATCAGGCTTGCCAGCGCCCTGGTGGACTCCCCCGGAGTCAACGAACCGGAGCAGCACCTCAGCGTCCGCGACCTCGTCACCGAAGACCTTTCCCTTATCCCGCGACGCTACCGCGGTGCGCTGCTGAGCAAACCCTGGCTCAAAGTGAACAGCTTCGAGGACATCGCCGGCCTCTGGATCGAACAACTTCCCGCCGGCCGACGCCTTGAACTGCTGACGGCCCTCGCCCTGGCAGACCCTGCCACGGACCTCCTGGTCATCGACTCCCCCGACCGACACAGCGCGGATCCTGAGACCTGGTTGCCCCGGCTCCAGGCATTGGCGTCCGACGCCGGGCGGCCGCTTGCCGTCGTCGCCGTCGTCGGTGCCCTCCCGGACAACTGGACGGGCGCCGCAGCCGTGATCGGCAACTCAGTGACCCATCCCCCTGAACCGGAAGCGGAGCCCGCGCCGGCAGCGGCCGAGCCGGCCGCCGTCGTCGAACCGGCCGTCGTCGAACCCAAAGCCAAGCACGCCGCCGGCGCAACGCCGGACGTGACCGAAGAACCTGAAACCGAAAACCTCCAAAGGACTGCAAAGTGA
- a CDS encoding dihydrolipoyl dehydrogenase family protein → MTAESSREYDVIVIGAGAVGENVADRVVRGGLSAVIIESELVGGECSYWACIPSKALLRPGSVLHAAQGIPGATEAVTGTIDANAALKHRDWFTNNWQDGSQVEWLDSAGIDLIRGRGRITGHREVHVDGLDGNSYALKAHHAVVVATGSKPTVPGIEGLQDVPFWTTREATAAKEVPKRFVVLGGGVAGVELAQAFARLGSNVTLVARGRLLSSYAEEAANLVLAGLRADGVAVHLHSDVHKVEKNDDGSITVVLDGKTLVADQLLVASGRHPALANLGLESVGLEAGDGKPLRLTTDASGLVEGPSGGESNAPWLYAAGDAAGKVLLTHQGKYEARATGDAIVARAKGELKGSPQPWSPWAHTANDHAVPSVVFTDPEVASVGQGLEQALLQGKNVTGVELPINVSGSQLYSPDYKGWAQIVVDEDRKVILGATFAGPGVAELLHSATIAIVGEVPLDRLWHAVPSYPTISEVWLRLMEKYGL, encoded by the coding sequence ATGACTGCCGAGAGCTCCCGCGAATACGACGTAATAGTGATCGGCGCAGGCGCCGTTGGGGAAAACGTGGCGGACCGGGTGGTTCGGGGCGGCCTCTCGGCAGTAATCATTGAAAGCGAATTGGTTGGCGGCGAATGCTCGTATTGGGCCTGCATCCCCTCCAAGGCACTTCTCCGCCCCGGCAGCGTCCTCCATGCCGCCCAGGGAATTCCGGGTGCGACGGAGGCCGTTACCGGAACTATTGATGCCAACGCAGCTTTGAAGCACCGGGACTGGTTCACCAACAATTGGCAGGATGGCAGCCAGGTTGAATGGCTGGATAGCGCCGGCATTGACCTGATTCGCGGGCGCGGCCGGATAACCGGCCACCGCGAGGTTCACGTGGATGGGCTTGACGGCAACAGCTACGCCCTCAAGGCACACCACGCCGTAGTGGTCGCCACCGGCTCGAAGCCCACCGTCCCGGGTATCGAAGGCCTGCAGGACGTACCTTTCTGGACCACCAGGGAGGCCACAGCAGCCAAGGAAGTTCCGAAGCGGTTCGTCGTCCTCGGCGGTGGCGTGGCCGGCGTCGAACTGGCCCAGGCATTCGCCCGCTTGGGTTCCAATGTCACGCTGGTGGCGCGCGGGCGGCTGCTGAGCAGCTATGCGGAGGAAGCAGCGAACCTGGTCCTGGCCGGCCTTCGCGCCGATGGCGTCGCGGTCCACCTCCATAGCGACGTCCACAAGGTGGAGAAGAACGACGACGGTTCCATCACCGTGGTGCTCGACGGCAAGACACTCGTTGCCGACCAGCTGCTGGTCGCCTCAGGACGGCATCCCGCCCTGGCCAACCTGGGCTTGGAAAGCGTGGGCCTTGAAGCCGGGGACGGCAAACCGCTCCGGCTCACGACGGATGCCAGCGGGCTCGTCGAGGGCCCATCCGGCGGCGAAAGCAACGCACCGTGGCTCTATGCCGCCGGAGACGCTGCCGGGAAGGTGCTCCTGACACACCAAGGCAAATACGAAGCGAGGGCAACGGGGGACGCCATCGTGGCCCGGGCCAAGGGCGAACTGAAAGGCAGTCCGCAGCCTTGGAGCCCCTGGGCGCATACCGCCAATGATCACGCGGTGCCCAGCGTCGTCTTCACCGACCCCGAGGTTGCGTCCGTGGGTCAGGGCCTTGAGCAGGCACTCCTGCAGGGCAAGAACGTTACGGGGGTCGAACTTCCCATCAACGTCAGCGGCTCACAGCTGTACTCGCCGGACTACAAGGGGTGGGCCCAGATTGTGGTGGATGAGGACAGGAAGGTGATCCTGGGAGCGACGTTCGCAGGTCCCGGCGTCGCCGAACTCCTCCATTCGGCGACGATCGCCATCGTTGGGGAAGTGCCGCTTGACCGGCTCTGGCATGCGGTTCCGTCGTATCCGACCATCAGCGAGGTATGGCTGCGGCTTATGGAAAAGTACGGCCTCTGA
- a CDS encoding sulfurtransferase — MNEHLRPFVDWKWCAGRLEGIVLADARWYLDGSSGRDEYLRGHLPGAVFIDLDRWLSGPASPEAGRNPLPDPEVFAEGMRAAGINDADTVVAYDDAGGVIAARLVWMLRSTGHKAAVLQGGMDSHPGRLTDETAPRPRGNFTARAWPAGYLADISDAASGRYVTVDARNRDRFEGKQDPIDPRPGHIPGAVNVPCRGNLDPSGQLLPELRIRANFERAGIKSADNTLSYCGSGVTACHNLLMMEHLGMGRGKLFVGGWSQYGQALDRPVETSWGQVRGDSAGSSPSRAG; from the coding sequence ATGAACGAACACCTGAGGCCTTTTGTTGATTGGAAGTGGTGTGCGGGGCGCCTTGAGGGCATCGTCCTGGCGGACGCCCGATGGTATCTCGACGGCTCGTCCGGGCGGGACGAGTACCTGCGCGGGCATCTCCCTGGCGCGGTGTTCATCGATCTGGACCGCTGGCTATCCGGTCCGGCGTCCCCTGAGGCCGGGCGGAACCCGCTGCCCGATCCCGAAGTGTTCGCCGAGGGGATGCGGGCCGCCGGTATCAATGACGCGGACACAGTAGTTGCCTACGACGACGCCGGTGGAGTCATCGCGGCCAGGCTCGTGTGGATGCTCAGGTCGACGGGACACAAGGCAGCGGTCCTGCAGGGAGGGATGGACTCCCATCCAGGCCGACTCACCGATGAAACCGCGCCAAGGCCGCGAGGGAACTTCACGGCCCGGGCATGGCCGGCGGGCTATCTCGCCGATATCTCGGACGCTGCTTCCGGGAGGTACGTGACGGTGGATGCCAGGAACCGTGACCGTTTCGAGGGCAAACAGGACCCCATCGATCCTCGTCCGGGCCACATTCCCGGAGCCGTCAACGTCCCTTGCCGCGGCAACCTCGACCCTTCCGGGCAGTTGCTGCCCGAACTCCGGATCCGTGCAAACTTCGAACGGGCAGGCATCAAGTCCGCGGACAACACCCTTTCCTACTGCGGCTCCGGGGTGACTGCCTGCCACAACCTGCTGATGATGGAGCACCTGGGAATGGGCCGCGGCAAGCTGTTTGTCGGCGGGTGGTCCCAGTACGGACAGGCGCTGGACAGGCCGGTGGAGACGTCCTGGGGACAGGTTCGTGGAGATTCTGCTGGATCATCGCCGTCCCGAGCGGGGTAA
- a CDS encoding N-acetylmannosamine-6-phosphate 2-epimerase — MILTPAGLEGLRAQLIVSCQAYPGEPMRDPRTTGQVAASAVIGGAAAIRVQGLADVQFTRTAVEVPVIGLWKDGHDGVFITPTLRHALAVANAGAHVVAIDGTRRSRPDGLSLAGTLAGIHAESHALVMADCGSFDDAVAAVEAGADLIGTTLAGYTGERPKTDGPDLELLERIASAGLGKPLIAEGRIHTPTQARQALDAGAFAVVVGTAITHPASITGWFKGAMHA; from the coding sequence TTGATCCTCACTCCAGCAGGCCTCGAAGGCCTCCGTGCCCAACTGATCGTCTCCTGCCAGGCCTACCCGGGTGAGCCCATGCGCGATCCCCGGACCACCGGGCAGGTGGCCGCCTCGGCCGTGATCGGCGGGGCTGCGGCGATCCGTGTCCAGGGGTTGGCCGACGTGCAGTTCACGCGCACCGCCGTCGAGGTCCCTGTCATAGGCCTGTGGAAGGACGGACACGACGGTGTCTTCATCACTCCCACACTGCGGCACGCCCTCGCTGTGGCCAATGCCGGCGCACACGTTGTAGCCATTGACGGGACACGGCGTTCCCGACCGGATGGGCTTTCCCTCGCCGGGACCCTTGCCGGAATCCATGCGGAATCCCATGCTTTGGTCATGGCTGATTGCGGTTCGTTCGACGACGCCGTCGCCGCCGTTGAGGCGGGCGCGGACCTGATCGGGACCACCTTGGCCGGCTACACCGGCGAGCGCCCCAAGACCGACGGGCCGGACCTGGAGCTCCTGGAACGGATCGCTTCTGCCGGCTTGGGAAAGCCCTTGATAGCCGAGGGCCGCATCCACACCCCCACCCAGGCCCGCCAAGCCCTCGACGCCGGCGCCTTCGCCGTGGTTGTCGGGACCGCCATCACCCACCCGGCCAGCATCACGGGCTGGTTCAAGGGTGCGATGCACGCGTAG